A region of Candidatus Roizmanbacteria bacterium DNA encodes the following proteins:
- the rpmA gene encoding 50S ribosomal protein L27, producing MAHTKAQRAVKGNRDSISKRLGVKLFGGQLAQAGNVIIRQRGSKVHAGDGVLLSKDFTLIALREGTVEFYTRMGKQYVRVV from the coding sequence ATGGCTCATACTAAAGCTCAGCGAGCAGTTAAAGGAAATCGTGATTCGATTTCAAAAAGACTTGGTGTAAAACTGTTTGGCGGTCAACTGGCACAGGCCGGAAATGTCATCATAAGACAGCGCGGCAGTAAAGTACATGCCGGTGACGGCGTTCTTTTGTCAAAAGATTTTACTCTTATCGCCCTTCGTGAAGGAACTGTTGAGTTCTATACACGCATGGGAAAACAGTACGTAAGAGTTGTCTGA
- the rplU gene encoding 50S ribosomal protein L21 gives MKTHAVIEVGGKQYLVQKNDELIVENINRNADETVEFPALLSFDSDKADAEIGAPELKGKVTAKVIENLKGDKVRVAKFKAKVRYRKVRGFRPQLTRIKITAI, from the coding sequence ATGAAAACGCATGCAGTTATTGAGGTGGGTGGAAAACAGTACCTCGTACAAAAAAACGATGAACTCATTGTTGAAAATATCAACAGAAACGCTGATGAGACGGTTGAGTTTCCGGCTCTTCTTTCATTTGATTCAGATAAAGCGGATGCCGAAATCGGTGCTCCTGAACTGAAAGGAAAAGTAACAGCAAAGGTTATTGAAAACCTTAAAGGTGATAAAGTACGTGTGGCAAAGTTTAAAGCAAAAGTACGATACCGAAAGGTTCGCGGTTTTCGACCTCAGCTTACCAGAATTAAAATTACAGCAATTTAA
- a CDS encoding rod shape-determining protein RodA, translating to MSLVYFLPILLIYLFGLINLFGIRPDLVTTSLMHFGIGIAFFFVIRYLQMHKHFFRSNASFFYVFSLILLIITFFFGMDIKGSRRWLDLYIFPLQTSEIFKVFFIVFLSTIFAKVYNPIENGRLFLKTLMLTLLPFFFIYKQPDLATSIIVFGIFFVMALHSSIPKRHIMIFLLILLCLLPVAWIAMHDYQKARILSFMDPEHDTSGTSYNMVQANIAVGSGNLFGKGLGLGKQSQLSFLPEYHTDFAFSSLVEQFGFIGGFIVIFLYIIFFLFVFIQMFRHMHGRDYDEQYSFYYLLGFSVMMIVQTAVNIGMNLGIVPIAGITLPFVSYGGSSMITFMIAMALIPPKQ from the coding sequence ATGTCACTTGTGTATTTTCTTCCGATACTGCTTATTTACCTTTTCGGACTGATCAATTTATTCGGGATTCGGCCTGATCTAGTTACGACGTCCCTAATGCATTTCGGGATCGGAATTGCTTTTTTCTTTGTTATCCGTTATCTCCAAATGCACAAGCATTTTTTCCGGTCGAATGCTTCCTTTTTTTATGTTTTTTCGCTTATCCTCCTGATTATTACATTTTTTTTCGGGATGGACATCAAGGGATCACGCAGATGGCTTGATCTTTATATTTTTCCGCTCCAGACTTCTGAAATCTTTAAAGTATTCTTTATTGTTTTCCTTTCAACAATCTTTGCGAAAGTCTATAACCCGATTGAAAACGGCAGATTATTTCTGAAAACGCTGATGCTTACATTATTGCCGTTTTTTTTCATATATAAACAGCCTGATCTGGCAACAAGTATTATTGTATTCGGAATCTTTTTTGTCATGGCGCTTCATTCCTCCATTCCGAAAAGACACATCATGATATTCCTTCTGATTCTCCTTTGTTTGCTCCCGGTAGCCTGGATTGCAATGCATGACTATCAAAAAGCAAGAATTTTGAGTTTTATGGACCCTGAGCATGACACTTCCGGAACCTCCTACAATATGGTTCAGGCAAATATTGCCGTCGGATCCGGGAATTTGTTCGGGAAAGGTCTGGGTTTAGGCAAGCAGTCACAGCTTTCGTTTTTACCGGAGTACCACACTGACTTTGCTTTTTCATCACTTGTCGAGCAATTCGGGTTTATCGGTGGTTTTATTGTTATTTTTCTCTACATTATTTTTTTCCTTTTTGTTTTTATACAAATGTTCAGACATATGCACGGAAGGGACTATGATGAGCAGTATTCATTTTATTATCTGCTGGGTTTTTCCGTGATGATGATTGTCCAAACGGCGGTCAATATCGGTATGAATTTGGGCATTGTGCCGATCGCGGGAATTACGCTGCCGTTTGTCTCATACGGAGGTTCATCGATGATTACTTTCATGATTGCAATGGCTCTGATACCTCCTAAACAATAG
- a CDS encoding isoleucine--tRNA ligase → MADTNPLNEFFINMEHKWLKHWYEQGIIEKYLHKNDNSKTYFSFQDGPITANNPMGVHHAWGRTYKDLWQKFNNLLGHKQRFQNGFDCQGLWVEVEVEKELGLKSKKDIENLVPGDKKASIAKFVQLCKDRVNKFAGIQTDQSKRLAYFMDWDHSYFTMSEDNNYMIWHFLKTCYENGWIYKGHESVPWCPRCETAISQHEMLTEDYKEVTHESIYMEFKLTDAENEYLLVWTTTPWTIPANIAVAVDRDIEYAMVEGETGDHFWLAKDRVETLFGKDAKIIKTVPGKELVGRKYTGLFDELEIVKKTAAENPETFHTVVMTDPKIMPISTTEGTGLVHTAVSAGTEDFRLGKKLGLPMIPVIADNADYLSHMGFLAGKNAKNDPRIILDHLEEEEKKGKNYIFKIEKYKHRYPGCWRCKAELVWKVADEWYIAMDKPSATGDKRTLRERMIEVAKKIQWMPSFGLERELDWLNNMHDWLISKKNRYWGLALPIYECEKCNSFDVIGSKDELKERAVGGWEQFEGHTPHKPYIDDVIISCSSCKGPMHRIGDVGNPWLDAGIVPYSTIKENNQGEPLYLSDRKEWEKWFPVDFITESFPGQFKNWFYAMIAMSTVLEDTNPFKRVLGFATLLGEDGRPMHKSWGNSIAFHEGADVMGVDVMRWMYSRHNPAENLLFGYKKADEVRRQFYILTWNIYKFYRQNAEVDGAVYERKDLKLDDFSSALDRWILSRFKETTDIVRKSLTTYDTKTAATSIESYIQDLSTWYVRRSRDRVGVTATDTKDKQAFYDVMQYMFVNLSIVLSPFIPFLTEEIYTQITANESVHLETWPELGDLVPDQKLIEDMIIVREVVEVGHRIRKELTIKVRQPLASVTVSLPSVKELSIKDNEDEYKRLLEAELNVKKVEFVTVKEAEIGVQYDTELTEELKTEGEIRDLIRKIQNKRKKLGVQVTDKVHLVLPEKFREQEELISREVQASQVTYGDEMDVTMA, encoded by the coding sequence ATGGCAGATACTAATCCGCTGAACGAATTTTTCATAAACATGGAGCATAAATGGCTCAAGCATTGGTATGAACAGGGTATTATTGAAAAATATCTTCATAAAAACGATAACTCCAAAACGTATTTTTCTTTCCAGGACGGACCGATCACGGCCAACAATCCGATGGGCGTACATCATGCCTGGGGACGGACCTACAAAGATTTATGGCAGAAATTCAACAATCTTCTCGGTCACAAACAGCGTTTCCAGAACGGCTTTGACTGTCAGGGATTGTGGGTTGAAGTGGAAGTGGAAAAGGAGCTGGGGCTTAAATCAAAAAAAGATATCGAAAATCTGGTACCCGGTGATAAAAAAGCTTCGATTGCGAAATTCGTACAACTTTGTAAAGACCGCGTGAATAAGTTTGCCGGTATCCAGACAGATCAGTCCAAACGACTTGCGTATTTTATGGACTGGGATCATTCCTACTTTACCATGAGTGAAGATAATAACTACATGATCTGGCACTTTCTCAAAACGTGCTATGAAAACGGATGGATCTATAAAGGACACGAGTCCGTACCGTGGTGTCCGCGGTGCGAGACGGCGATTTCACAGCATGAGATGCTGACTGAAGACTATAAAGAAGTCACCCATGAATCAATTTATATGGAGTTTAAACTGACCGATGCCGAAAATGAATATCTCTTGGTGTGGACCACAACACCGTGGACCATTCCCGCAAACATCGCCGTCGCCGTTGATCGAGATATTGAGTATGCGATGGTAGAAGGTGAAACAGGTGATCATTTCTGGCTTGCAAAAGACAGAGTCGAAACATTATTCGGGAAAGATGCAAAGATAATAAAAACTGTTCCGGGCAAGGAACTTGTCGGGCGAAAATATACTGGTCTTTTTGATGAACTTGAAATTGTCAAAAAAACCGCCGCAGAAAATCCTGAGACCTTTCACACAGTGGTGATGACTGATCCGAAGATCATGCCAATTTCTACAACAGAGGGAACGGGACTGGTTCATACAGCTGTGAGTGCCGGTACTGAAGACTTTAGACTCGGAAAGAAACTGGGACTTCCCATGATCCCCGTAATTGCAGACAACGCAGATTACCTTTCCCATATGGGCTTTCTTGCCGGGAAGAATGCTAAGAATGATCCGAGGATTATTCTCGATCATCTTGAAGAAGAGGAAAAAAAAGGAAAGAATTATATTTTTAAGATTGAAAAATATAAACACAGATATCCGGGATGCTGGAGATGTAAGGCAGAACTTGTCTGGAAAGTCGCTGATGAATGGTACATCGCAATGGATAAACCGTCGGCAACTGGAGATAAGCGAACTCTTCGTGAACGGATGATAGAAGTAGCCAAAAAAATTCAATGGATGCCGTCATTCGGGCTAGAACGTGAGCTGGATTGGCTCAATAATATGCATGACTGGCTTATCAGCAAAAAGAACAGGTATTGGGGACTGGCTTTGCCGATTTATGAATGTGAAAAGTGCAATTCATTTGATGTAATCGGATCAAAGGACGAGCTGAAAGAGCGTGCAGTGGGAGGATGGGAGCAGTTTGAAGGACATACACCGCATAAACCATACATAGACGATGTTATCATCAGTTGTTCTTCATGCAAGGGCCCCATGCACAGGATTGGTGATGTAGGAAACCCCTGGCTTGATGCCGGAATTGTGCCGTACTCAACGATCAAAGAGAACAACCAGGGAGAACCGTTGTATCTCTCGGACAGGAAAGAATGGGAAAAATGGTTTCCCGTTGATTTTATCACTGAATCTTTTCCGGGACAGTTCAAAAACTGGTTTTATGCCATGATTGCCATGTCTACCGTACTGGAAGACACGAATCCTTTCAAACGGGTACTCGGGTTTGCGACACTTTTGGGAGAAGACGGTCGTCCGATGCACAAAAGCTGGGGAAACTCAATTGCATTTCATGAAGGAGCTGATGTGATGGGTGTAGATGTCATGAGATGGATGTACAGCCGTCACAATCCGGCAGAGAACCTGCTGTTCGGATACAAAAAGGCTGATGAAGTCAGAAGACAGTTCTATATTTTGACGTGGAATATCTATAAATTCTACCGTCAAAACGCTGAAGTTGACGGAGCCGTATACGAGAGGAAAGATCTGAAGCTTGATGATTTTTCATCTGCTCTTGACCGATGGATTCTCTCAAGGTTTAAAGAAACCACTGATATTGTCAGGAAATCATTAACTACATACGACACAAAAACAGCTGCTACAAGCATTGAAAGTTATATTCAGGATCTTTCAACGTGGTATGTCAGACGCTCCCGTGATAGAGTAGGGGTAACGGCTACTGATACCAAAGATAAGCAGGCGTTTTATGACGTGATGCAGTACATGTTTGTAAACCTTTCGATTGTACTTTCACCGTTTATTCCGTTTTTGACGGAGGAGATCTATACGCAAATCACAGCCAATGAATCAGTACATCTTGAAACGTGGCCGGAATTAGGCGATCTTGTCCCGGATCAAAAACTTATTGAAGACATGATCATCGTACGTGAAGTAGTTGAAGTTGGTCATCGTATCCGAAAGGAACTGACAATAAAAGTCAGACAGCCGCTGGCATCAGTTACCGTTTCTCTTCCGTCGGTAAAAGAACTCAGCATCAAAGACAATGAAGATGAATATAAGAGATTGCTGGAAGCCGAACTTAACGTCAAGAAGGTAGAGTTTGTGACGGTAAAGGAAGCCGAAATAGGAGTTCAGTATGATACTGAGTTGACAGAAGAACTGAAGACGGAAGGAGAAATTCGCGATCTTATCAGAAAAATTCAGAACAAGCGGAAAAAACTCGGTGTCCAGGTTACGGATAAAGTACACCTCGTCCTTCCTGAAAAATTCAGAGAACAGGAAGAGCTGATCTCGAGGGAAGTGCAGGCATCTCAGGTGACGTACGGTGATGAGATGGATGTGACTATGGCATAA
- the ftsZ gene encoding cell division protein FtsZ — protein sequence MLIKPKAGQAAKIKVVGVGGGGGNAISSMIKEGGIEGVEFVAVNTDAQALLHNKAEIKIQIGDQVTKGLGSGGNPEVGREAAEESREKLKDELGTADMIFITCGEGGGTGTGASPIVAEVAKESGALTVAVVTKPFDFEGSPRKNQASEGIELLKSNVDTLIVIPNQRVLQVIDKKTSIVEAFRKIDSVLHQGVKGIAELITLPGLINVDFADVRSIMDNAGNAIMGMGIGTGDKRAISAIRQAISSPLLDASIDGAKGILLNIVGGSDLSMSEIDEAATMITKAADPDANIIFGAAIDENLTDQIKITVIATRFDESTMKLFKFQRPQQADAEDKREKTIEEAEAEAALSEEKDDFSLYPPEEPYQRQEEPVQRKPASSVRDDDEFDIPAFLRKK from the coding sequence ATGTTAATCAAACCAAAAGCAGGACAAGCAGCAAAAATTAAAGTAGTCGGTGTAGGCGGAGGCGGCGGGAATGCCATCTCTTCCATGATCAAAGAAGGCGGTATCGAAGGCGTAGAATTCGTTGCCGTAAATACTGATGCACAGGCTCTTCTTCATAACAAAGCGGAAATAAAAATTCAGATCGGGGATCAGGTCACCAAAGGACTCGGTTCTGGAGGGAATCCTGAAGTCGGCCGCGAAGCGGCAGAAGAATCCCGGGAAAAACTGAAAGATGAACTTGGTACAGCTGATATGATCTTCATAACCTGCGGTGAAGGAGGAGGGACCGGGACAGGTGCTTCTCCGATTGTGGCAGAAGTTGCCAAAGAGTCAGGTGCACTCACCGTTGCCGTGGTTACAAAACCGTTCGACTTCGAAGGTTCTCCTCGTAAAAATCAGGCTTCAGAGGGAATAGAATTACTGAAAAGTAACGTCGATACTCTCATTGTTATTCCGAACCAGCGTGTTCTTCAGGTCATTGACAAGAAAACATCTATTGTCGAAGCATTCAGGAAGATTGACTCTGTGCTTCATCAGGGTGTAAAAGGTATTGCCGAGTTGATTACCCTTCCGGGACTTATCAATGTGGACTTTGCCGATGTGCGTTCTATCATGGACAATGCCGGTAATGCCATCATGGGTATGGGAATCGGAACGGGTGACAAACGCGCTATCAGTGCCATTCGTCAGGCAATTTCTTCACCGCTTCTTGATGCATCTATCGACGGAGCAAAGGGAATTCTGTTGAATATCGTCGGAGGATCAGATCTTTCGATGAGTGAAATTGATGAAGCCGCAACCATGATTACGAAAGCTGCCGATCCTGATGCAAATATCATTTTCGGTGCGGCAATTGATGAGAATCTTACCGATCAGATAAAGATTACGGTAATTGCTACCCGATTTGACGAAAGTACGATGAAACTCTTCAAGTTCCAAAGACCCCAACAGGCTGATGCAGAAGATAAACGAGAAAAAACTATAGAGGAAGCTGAAGCAGAAGCTGCTCTCTCAGAAGAAAAAGATGACTTTTCACTTTATCCCCCTGAAGAACCGTATCAAAGACAGGAAGAGCCGGTACAACGTAAGCCTGCATCATCAGTGCGTGACGATGACGAATTTGATATCCCCGCATTCCTCCGAAAGAAATAA
- the ftsA gene encoding cell division protein FtsA produces the protein MAETLICGIDIGSTKIATIVGLYSAETDEIRIIGFNATPSRGVKKGLIVDIDQATASVEASVEKAERMAGHQIKEAYVSVGGPHIASINSHGIVAVANPQFEVVEDDVQRVIEAARAISLSNTRQIIEVTPREYSVDGQSGINNPVGMSGVRLEVDTHIITASATNLKNIDKVLNDLGIKNTGYIFSGVAAAEAVLTDTEKDLGVAVVDIGGGKIDMSIFVEGALSFSSSIPIGARHISNDIAVGLRVSLESAEKVKLYLSNNARRVEEAIKKKEKNILTSEKLGIPEKLPDVSPKEIIEGIISPRIEEIYSFVAEELSKSGYEKAIPSGIVITGGGSMTVGMVEMGKRIARLPIRVGVPEKATGLVDEVMNPMYAATLGLVYYGNSQMFEDPANFKDFNSVLKNFSMNDIMSKAKKVFKQFLP, from the coding sequence ATGGCGGAAACACTCATTTGCGGCATCGACATCGGCAGCACAAAAATTGCAACGATTGTCGGACTTTACTCAGCTGAGACTGATGAAATCCGGATTATCGGATTCAATGCCACGCCTTCAAGAGGGGTAAAAAAGGGGCTGATTGTTGATATTGATCAGGCGACTGCATCCGTCGAGGCAAGTGTGGAAAAAGCAGAACGTATGGCCGGCCATCAGATCAAGGAAGCATATGTATCCGTCGGAGGTCCTCATATAGCTTCGATTAATTCACATGGGATAGTTGCCGTTGCGAATCCTCAGTTTGAAGTGGTCGAAGATGATGTTCAGCGTGTTATAGAAGCAGCCCGTGCGATCTCTCTTTCGAATACCAGGCAGATTATTGAAGTAACACCGCGTGAGTACAGTGTAGACGGACAAAGCGGAATCAATAATCCGGTGGGGATGAGCGGCGTCAGGCTGGAAGTAGACACCCATATCATCACAGCATCAGCAACCAATCTTAAGAATATCGATAAAGTCCTAAATGATCTGGGAATAAAAAATACGGGCTATATTTTTTCCGGTGTGGCAGCAGCAGAAGCAGTTCTTACGGACACTGAGAAGGATCTTGGTGTGGCTGTAGTTGATATTGGCGGTGGAAAAATTGATATGAGCATTTTTGTAGAAGGCGCTTTATCGTTTTCTTCATCCATACCGATTGGTGCAAGACACATCAGCAATGATATTGCAGTCGGTCTGAGGGTTTCACTTGAATCGGCGGAAAAAGTGAAACTGTATCTCAGCAATAATGCACGCCGTGTCGAAGAAGCTATTAAAAAGAAAGAGAAAAATATACTTACTTCCGAGAAACTGGGTATTCCGGAAAAACTTCCAGACGTCAGCCCGAAAGAAATCATTGAAGGTATTATCAGTCCGCGTATTGAAGAAATTTATTCTTTTGTAGCCGAAGAGCTCAGTAAAAGCGGTTATGAGAAAGCAATCCCTTCAGGAATCGTTATCACGGGCGGCGGTTCGATGACTGTCGGTATGGTTGAGATGGGAAAACGGATTGCAAGACTTCCGATACGGGTGGGTGTACCGGAAAAAGCCACAGGTCTGGTCGACGAAGTGATGAATCCGATGTATGCCGCGACGCTCGGACTTGTCTACTACGGGAACTCCCAGATGTTTGAGGATCCTGCGAATTTCAAAGATTTCAATTCAGTTCTGAAAAACTTCTCAATGAATGATATAATGTCTAAGGCGAAGAAAGTGTTCAAACAGTTTCTTCCCTAA
- a CDS encoding UDP-N-acetylglucosamine--N-acetylmuramyl-(pentapeptide) pyrophosphoryl-undecaprenol N-acetylglucosamine transferase encodes MQPTKIIITGGHVTPALAVIDLIEDKFPETEIVFVGRKYNNNKERTESFEYKEIQRRSIRFYHLVTGRFTRTISLRTLQDIIMIPFGFYRAWQILRSEKPELVLSFGGYLAYPVAAVASTMKIPVYTHEQTIHPGLANRKIGRIAAKVFISFPESAGFFPKSKAILTGNPVRKSVFTAKTTIPTPSGIPCVYVTGGSLGAHAINKHIEQILPELLKGCSVIHQTGNLREYNDYERLKAVRESLPEDLRQRYTVRTHIGDDEIGALLRKADVVVSRSGANTFFELVALKKPAVLIPLPLAAFDEQRKHAGILKTAGAAEIFEQEGKSEDLLSLIMSVLHNKEHYERAYQKLEGTYITEAAERIVEEIYRENRT; translated from the coding sequence ATGCAGCCTACGAAAATCATCATAACCGGCGGGCATGTCACCCCTGCGCTTGCAGTTATTGATTTGATTGAAGATAAGTTTCCCGAGACTGAGATCGTCTTCGTCGGCAGGAAATACAACAACAACAAGGAACGTACCGAAAGTTTTGAGTATAAGGAAATTCAAAGAAGATCAATACGATTTTATCATTTGGTGACGGGTCGATTTACCAGAACAATATCACTCCGGACGCTTCAGGATATCATAATGATACCTTTCGGCTTTTACCGTGCATGGCAGATCTTGCGATCAGAAAAACCTGAATTGGTGCTTTCTTTCGGCGGATATCTTGCATACCCTGTGGCTGCAGTTGCGTCGACGATGAAGATTCCCGTGTACACTCATGAACAAACCATACATCCGGGATTGGCCAACAGGAAAATCGGTCGTATAGCTGCAAAGGTATTTATATCCTTTCCTGAATCAGCCGGTTTTTTCCCGAAGTCAAAAGCAATATTGACGGGCAATCCTGTCCGGAAAAGTGTATTTACCGCAAAGACAACTATTCCGACTCCTTCAGGAATCCCGTGTGTTTATGTGACGGGAGGGTCACTCGGAGCTCATGCAATAAACAAGCATATCGAACAAATCCTTCCCGAGTTGCTGAAAGGCTGTTCAGTCATACACCAAACCGGGAATCTTCGTGAGTATAATGATTATGAACGGTTGAAAGCTGTAAGGGAATCATTACCTGAAGATCTGAGACAAAGATATACCGTCAGAACGCATATCGGCGATGATGAGATTGGGGCGCTGCTCCGAAAAGCGGATGTAGTTGTAAGCAGATCCGGTGCAAATACATTCTTTGAGCTGGTAGCTCTGAAAAAACCGGCAGTCCTGATTCCTTTGCCTCTTGCCGCATTTGATGAGCAGCGTAAGCATGCCGGCATTTTGAAAACTGCAGGTGCAGCCGAAATATTTGAGCAGGAAGGTAAATCTGAAGATTTGCTTTCGTTAATCATGTCTGTACTACATAACAAAGAACACTATGAACGAGCATACCAAAAACTTGAAGGAACATACATCACCGAAGCGGCAGAGCGGATTGTGGAAGAGATATACCGGGAAAATCGCACCTAG
- the ftsW gene encoding putative lipid II flippase FtsW: MRKRHKRLRKVEKEGNGLTMTWVLLIIAVLLVFIGLIFVFEASSIRALNATGDSFHYLKLQLRWIFFGSIVLGFFSWYNYKNLYFLSIPAMIGVILLLIVVLIPGIGHTAGGARSWINLGFITVQPTEFTKFAIILYLASWFSKKEKSRFLPFVLLLGFLLLLIMLQPDMGTAIMVFSLGIAMYFLGGQDLRYLLALAPVAVIGFAGLIFAAPYRLKRLTAFLNPENDPLGVGFHINQILISVTEGGLFGRGFGASRQKYLFLPEAHTDSIFAIISEELGFVGSFLIITLYFVFLYKLYQLYNSVDDRFGKLLIGGIFTYFGLQIIINLGGMVNIMPLTGVTLPFVSYGGSSMLASCMLLGIAINVARQTKT; the protein is encoded by the coding sequence ATGCGTAAGAGGCACAAAAGACTGAGAAAGGTCGAGAAAGAAGGAAACGGATTGACGATGACATGGGTGCTTCTTATTATTGCGGTTCTTCTTGTATTCATCGGTCTGATATTTGTGTTTGAAGCTTCCTCGATACGTGCACTGAACGCAACCGGAGACAGTTTTCATTATCTCAAACTTCAACTGAGATGGATATTTTTCGGCTCGATCGTTTTAGGTTTTTTTTCGTGGTACAACTACAAAAACCTTTACTTTTTATCCATTCCTGCAATGATCGGAGTTATTCTTCTACTCATTGTGGTGCTTATTCCCGGCATTGGGCATACGGCAGGCGGAGCAAGAAGCTGGATTAATCTGGGTTTTATTACCGTTCAGCCGACCGAGTTTACCAAGTTTGCTATTATCCTCTATTTGGCCTCCTGGTTCTCAAAAAAGGAAAAAAGCAGGTTTTTACCGTTTGTTCTTCTCTTGGGTTTTCTCCTTTTACTTATAATGCTGCAGCCTGATATGGGAACTGCAATCATGGTATTTTCTCTCGGAATTGCGATGTATTTTCTCGGAGGTCAGGATCTGCGGTATCTGCTCGCGCTGGCTCCCGTTGCGGTCATCGGATTTGCCGGGCTCATTTTTGCCGCTCCTTATCGTCTCAAACGTCTGACTGCGTTTCTCAATCCCGAAAATGATCCGCTCGGTGTGGGATTTCATATCAATCAGATCCTGATATCCGTCACGGAAGGCGGTCTGTTCGGAAGAGGCTTCGGTGCATCAAGGCAAAAGTATTTATTTCTTCCTGAAGCTCATACCGATTCTATTTTTGCAATTATCAGCGAAGAGCTCGGCTTCGTCGGCAGCTTTCTCATTATCACACTGTACTTTGTGTTTTTGTATAAGCTGTATCAGTTGTACAATTCCGTTGATGATCGGTTCGGGAAATTGTTAATCGGAGGCATTTTTACGTACTTCGGTCTCCAAATTATTATAAATCTCGGCGGAATGGTGAATATTATGCCTCTGACTGGTGTGACTCTGCCTTTCGTTTCATACGGAGGATCATCAATGCTTGCGTCCTGTATGCTTTTGGGAATTGCGATAAATGTTGCCCGTCAGACAAAGACATAA
- the murD gene encoding UDP-N-acetylmuramoyl-L-alanine--D-glutamate ligase: MKIQDLMNKRILIAGYGIEGKSTENFLRKFVPSATFEITDRKDGEDYLKKQSEFDLVIKTPGIRAQEITVPYTTATNIFFANLDKKHVTIGVTGTKGKSTTASLIHHIFSQTGRQTELLGNIGKPLLDFFNEEHEQTVYIVCELSSYQLSDIQFSPHISLIVSLFPDHVPYHGTLDNYYEAKHRMIAHAEKTDYYVYNPAFTRLSEWTKTTSAQPKPYENDFIPERIPLLGQHNVDNIRGAITVTSLCGVSYREAEDAIQSFNPLPHRLQKVGTFKRITFYDDAISTTPESTIAAVKAIPGISTIFLGGEDRGYDFLELASELRETCIKNIVLFPESGARIKTALFEVDRSFWNICETQSMEEAVAFAYNHAPPLSVCLLSTASPSYSLWKNFVEKGDQFQKFVKQYA; the protein is encoded by the coding sequence ATGAAGATTCAAGACTTGATGAACAAACGTATTTTGATTGCGGGGTATGGTATTGAGGGAAAATCGACGGAGAATTTTCTCAGGAAATTTGTGCCGTCTGCGACATTTGAAATAACTGACCGCAAGGACGGTGAGGATTACCTGAAAAAGCAATCAGAGTTCGATCTGGTCATTAAAACACCGGGCATCAGAGCACAGGAGATTACTGTACCGTATACAACTGCCACTAATATTTTTTTTGCAAATCTTGATAAGAAACATGTAACGATCGGTGTGACGGGGACAAAAGGTAAAAGTACAACGGCATCGCTTATTCATCATATTTTTTCTCAAACAGGCAGACAAACGGAACTTCTGGGCAATATCGGTAAACCCCTTCTTGATTTTTTTAACGAGGAACACGAACAGACCGTGTATATCGTTTGTGAATTGTCCAGCTATCAGTTGTCAGACATTCAGTTCTCACCTCATATTTCTCTTATTGTGAGTCTGTTTCCGGATCATGTCCCATATCACGGTACGCTTGACAATTACTATGAAGCGAAACACCGGATGATCGCGCATGCAGAGAAAACGGATTACTATGTATATAATCCTGCGTTTACTCGTCTTTCGGAGTGGACAAAAACGACATCAGCACAGCCGAAACCGTATGAGAATGACTTTATTCCCGAACGGATTCCCCTGCTCGGACAGCACAATGTTGACAATATCAGAGGGGCCATCACAGTGACATCTCTGTGCGGGGTATCGTATCGCGAGGCGGAAGATGCGATCCAATCATTCAATCCGTTGCCGCATCGGCTGCAGAAAGTCGGGACCTTTAAACGGATTACCTTTTATGACGATGCGATCTCAACAACGCCTGAATCCACAATTGCAGCCGTAAAAGCAATTCCGGGTATCAGTACCATTTTCTTGGGTGGTGAGGACCGCGGATATGACTTTCTTGAACTGGCAAGTGAATTGAGGGAAACGTGTATAAAAAATATTGTGCTTTTTCCCGAGTCAGGAGCACGGATCAAAACTGCACTTTTTGAGGTTGATCGTTCCTTCTGGAATATCTGTGAGACCCAGAGCATGGAGGAAGCGGTTGCATTTGCATACAATCATGCCCCTCCGCTCAGTGTTTGTCTTTTATCTACCGCATCACCCAGTTATAGTCTCTGGAAAAATTTTGTTGAAAAAGGCGATCAGTTTCAGAAGTTTGTGAAACAGTATGCGTAA